Proteins from a genomic interval of Pseudomonas versuta:
- a CDS encoding MerR family transcriptional regulator has protein sequence MYIGKAAQLSGTTIKSIRHYEDIGLLPAPQRRGNYRVYCEQSVERLMFIKCAQQLGFKLKEMLAILDDHRGQTLPWEVVRNAVTHKKQAVMNQIQALQNQHAGLVEFETRFLGAHELCQLQNL, from the coding sequence ATGTATATCGGCAAAGCCGCCCAACTCTCGGGCACCACCATCAAAAGCATTCGTCACTATGAAGACATCGGCCTGCTCCCGGCGCCACAACGCCGTGGCAACTATCGCGTCTACTGCGAGCAGAGTGTCGAGCGGCTGATGTTCATCAAATGCGCGCAGCAATTGGGCTTCAAACTCAAGGAAATGCTGGCGATTCTTGATGATCACCGCGGGCAGACCCTGCCGTGGGAAGTGGTAAGGAACGCCGTCACTCATAAAAAACAGGCCGTGATGAATCAGATCCAGGCGCTGCAAAACCAGCACGCGGGGCTGGTCGAGTTTGAGACACGTTTTTTAGGCGCCCATGAACTCTGCCAGCTGCAAAACCTGTAG
- a CDS encoding IclR family transcriptional regulator: MEKPRSSNDSTGKQKVRSAEVGTDILKALAELSPSTSLSRLAEHVQMPASKVHRYLQALIASGFAEQNTATNHYGLGREALRVGLAALNSMDVLKVAALPLAELRDDLNETCFLAVWGNQGATVVAIEAAVRAVTVVTKLGSVLPLLSSSTGLVFNAFLPDRETAALRELELQTDNIHPLKKPEAYAATGAQIRERGLHFVHGLLMPGVDALSAPVFDATGHVAGVLTVVGPASLFHADENGPAAKRLLEASKAISWRMGYQPD, encoded by the coding sequence ATGGAAAAGCCCCGCAGCAGCAACGACAGCACCGGCAAGCAGAAAGTACGCTCCGCCGAGGTCGGTACTGACATCCTCAAGGCCCTGGCCGAACTGTCACCTTCAACGTCACTGTCGCGCCTGGCCGAACACGTACAAATGCCCGCCAGCAAGGTGCATCGCTACTTGCAGGCGTTGATCGCCAGTGGTTTTGCTGAACAGAATACGGCCACCAATCATTACGGGCTGGGGCGTGAGGCATTGCGCGTGGGGCTGGCGGCACTCAACAGCATGGATGTGCTGAAAGTCGCCGCCCTGCCCCTGGCCGAACTGCGTGATGACTTGAATGAAACCTGCTTCCTGGCGGTGTGGGGCAATCAGGGCGCGACGGTGGTGGCTATTGAAGCCGCGGTTCGCGCAGTCACGGTGGTGACCAAGCTGGGCTCGGTGCTGCCACTGCTGAGTTCGTCGACAGGGCTGGTGTTCAATGCCTTTCTGCCTGACCGGGAAACGGCCGCTTTGCGCGAGCTGGAGTTGCAAACCGATAACATTCATCCGCTGAAAAAGCCTGAAGCCTACGCCGCTACAGGCGCACAGATCCGTGAGCGCGGACTGCATTTTGTCCATGGTTTGCTGATGCCCGGCGTCGATGCGTTGTCGGCACCGGTGTTTGATGCCACCGGTCATGTAGCAGGTGTACTGACCGTGGTCGGGCCTGCGTCGCTGTTCCATGCCGATGAAAACGGACCCGCAGCCAAGCGACTGCTGGAAGCGAGCAAGGCCATCAGTTGGCGTATGGGCTATCAACCGGACTGA
- a CDS encoding PAS domain-containing protein codes for MINSRLLQRMVDASQDGIVIAEQEGEDNILIYVNKAFETLTGYSSDDILYQDCRFLQAGDRDQIGLQLVREAIASGQPTRQVLRNYRKDGSHFWNELSITPVFNENDQLTYFIGVQKDVTAQVKAQQRVAQLEAELAEVKAELQAYKATNGSNKSCK; via the coding sequence ATGATCAACTCTCGCTTGTTACAACGCATGGTGGACGCGTCTCAGGACGGAATTGTGATCGCCGAACAGGAAGGCGAAGACAACATTCTTATTTACGTGAACAAGGCATTTGAAACGCTCACCGGTTACAGCAGCGACGATATTTTGTATCAGGACTGCCGCTTTTTGCAGGCCGGTGACCGAGATCAAATCGGCCTGCAACTGGTCCGTGAAGCCATTGCCAGCGGCCAACCTACCCGCCAGGTACTGCGCAATTATCGAAAGGACGGCTCGCACTTCTGGAACGAACTGTCGATCACCCCCGTGTTTAACGAGAACGATCAACTCACCTACTTTATCGGTGTGCAAAAGGATGTCACTGCCCAGGTGAAGGCCCAGCAACGGGTTGCTCAGCTGGAGGCCGAGCTGGCCGAGGTGAAGGCCGAACTGCAGGCGTACAAGGCGACGAACGGATCTAACAAATCGTGTAAATAA
- a CDS encoding LysR family transcriptional regulator: MEFKQLRTFVEVAHQGGFTQAAHLLHISQSAVSKQVAQLEQNLGTPLFDRLGSQVRLTAAGNVVLQRAEGMLRLHKELLSELDDLSQLTRGELRVGLPLLGSNALFASLFAEYRRRYPNIQVQLLEGGSMHIEQAVMSGELELGGSLTPKNPLFGYQPFCDEPLDALLPADHPLAQGGSVRLEQLADTPFLLYQRSFMLNERLLQACQQLGFTPKEGGRSGQSDFLVALVAAGQGVVLLPSVVARELIRPGVVRLKLVAPDYLRWDIAFIWRDGAYLSRAAQAWLELLRERPVTASVP, translated from the coding sequence ATGGAATTCAAACAACTGCGCACTTTTGTAGAGGTGGCGCACCAAGGCGGGTTTACCCAGGCCGCGCACCTGCTGCATATCAGCCAGTCGGCGGTCAGCAAGCAGGTGGCACAACTGGAGCAAAACCTTGGCACGCCCCTGTTCGACCGTCTGGGTTCGCAGGTGCGCCTGACGGCAGCCGGAAATGTGGTGCTGCAACGCGCCGAAGGCATGCTGCGCCTGCACAAGGAGCTGCTCAGTGAGCTGGACGACCTGAGTCAATTAACCCGTGGCGAGTTGCGGGTCGGCCTGCCATTACTGGGCAGTAACGCGCTGTTTGCCAGCCTGTTTGCCGAGTACCGGCGGCGCTACCCCAATATTCAGGTGCAACTGCTTGAAGGCGGCAGCATGCATATCGAGCAAGCGGTGATGAGTGGCGAACTGGAGCTGGGCGGCAGCTTGACCCCGAAAAATCCGCTGTTCGGCTATCAACCGTTTTGCGATGAACCGCTGGATGCGCTACTCCCGGCTGATCATCCGCTGGCGCAAGGAGGCAGCGTGCGCCTGGAGCAATTGGCCGACACGCCGTTTCTGCTGTATCAGCGCAGCTTCATGCTCAACGAGCGCTTATTGCAGGCGTGCCAGCAATTGGGCTTCACCCCCAAAGAGGGTGGCCGCAGCGGGCAATCGGACTTTTTAGTGGCGCTGGTGGCTGCCGGGCAAGGTGTGGTGCTGCTGCCCAGCGTGGTGGCCAGGGAGCTGATACGACCGGGAGTCGTACGTTTGAAGCTGGTCGCGCCGGATTACCTGCGTTGGGATATCGCCTTCATCTGGCGCGACGGTGCTTATTTGTCGCGAGCCGCCCAAGCCTGGCTGGAGCTGCTGCGCGAGCGACCGGTTACTGCGTCAGTGCCTTGA
- a CDS encoding NAD(P)H-dependent oxidoreductase encodes MSKRVLVIVGHPSTDSFCAALADNYVETAIGAGQDVRVLYLGDLCFDPVLHEGYNRIQPLEPDLLKAQVDITWAEHLVLVFPVWWGGVPALLKGFFDRILLPGFAFSYRKGKAFPEKLLLGRSAYLLVTMDTPPWYYKWVYRMPALHQMRKTTLAFCGIKPVATLTFGPILDSTAKQRDNWLGQARKLAIK; translated from the coding sequence ATGAGCAAGCGAGTACTGGTAATTGTGGGTCACCCCTCTACCGACAGTTTTTGTGCAGCCCTGGCAGACAACTATGTCGAGACGGCCATTGGCGCCGGCCAGGATGTTCGCGTTCTATATCTCGGCGACCTGTGCTTCGATCCGGTCCTTCACGAGGGGTATAACCGAATCCAGCCGCTGGAGCCCGACTTGCTCAAGGCCCAGGTTGATATCACCTGGGCAGAGCATCTGGTACTGGTGTTTCCAGTCTGGTGGGGCGGCGTTCCGGCTTTGCTCAAAGGCTTTTTCGACCGCATCCTGCTGCCCGGTTTCGCCTTTTCCTACCGCAAGGGCAAAGCCTTTCCCGAGAAGCTGTTGCTCGGGCGCAGCGCATACCTGCTGGTGACGATGGACACCCCGCCCTGGTATTACAAGTGGGTGTACCGCATGCCCGCACTGCATCAAATGCGCAAAACCACTCTGGCCTTTTGTGGCATAAAACCGGTCGCGACCCTGACATTTGGCCCGATTCTGGATTCAACTGCCAAACAACGGGACAATTGGCTCGGGCAAGCCCGCAAGCTCGCCATCAAGTGA
- a CDS encoding Glu/Leu/Phe/Val dehydrogenase family protein, producing the protein MFALMQSAHVESLHLSVDPLTGLKAVIAIHSSRLGPALGGCRYLAYPNDESAVNDAIRLAQDMSYKAALAGLAVGGAKAVIMRAAHVESRAALFEAFGRCVEQLDGRYITAIDSGTSTADMDCIAQSTRHVTSTTAAGDPSPHTAMGVFAGIRSTASSRLGSDNLEGLRVAVQGLGKVGYALAEQLHAAGAELLVCDTDPGKVRLAMDQLGAHPVACEALLSTPCDILAPCGLGGVLNWHSVAQLRCSAVAGCANNQLTNLQVADQLERRGILYAPDYVINSGGLIYMALTHQGATPEAINEQLLRISQRLTGIYAHAQAEKRSPARVSDELAQRLLYP; encoded by the coding sequence ATGTTTGCTCTCATGCAAAGTGCTCATGTGGAGTCGTTGCACCTCAGTGTTGATCCTCTTACGGGGCTCAAGGCGGTGATTGCCATTCATAGCAGTCGCCTGGGGCCTGCCTTGGGAGGGTGCCGATATCTGGCCTACCCTAACGATGAAAGTGCTGTGAATGACGCCATCCGCCTGGCCCAGGACATGAGCTATAAAGCTGCGCTGGCCGGTCTGGCAGTAGGGGGGGCCAAGGCCGTGATCATGCGGGCGGCGCATGTCGAAAGTCGCGCGGCGTTGTTTGAAGCCTTTGGTCGCTGTGTCGAACAACTGGATGGACGCTACATCACTGCCATCGACAGCGGCACCTCCACCGCCGATATGGATTGTATTGCCCAGAGCACCCGGCACGTTACCAGCACCACGGCCGCAGGCGACCCGTCGCCGCATACGGCCATGGGGGTGTTTGCCGGTATTCGCAGTACCGCGTCGTCGCGTCTGGGCAGTGACAACCTGGAAGGGCTGAGGGTTGCCGTGCAGGGCCTGGGCAAGGTCGGTTACGCGCTGGCCGAGCAACTGCATGCGGCCGGAGCCGAGTTGCTGGTGTGCGATACCGATCCCGGTAAAGTGCGTCTGGCCATGGATCAGCTGGGGGCTCACCCGGTTGCCTGTGAGGCTCTGCTCAGTACGCCCTGCGACATTCTTGCGCCGTGCGGCCTGGGAGGCGTGCTGAACTGGCACAGCGTGGCGCAACTGCGTTGCTCGGCGGTGGCCGGCTGTGCGAACAATCAGCTGACCAACCTGCAAGTGGCCGACCAGCTAGAGCGCCGGGGAATCCTGTATGCGCCTGACTACGTGATCAATTCGGGCGGCTTGATTTACATGGCCCTGACCCATCAAGGCGCAACGCCGGAGGCCATCAACGAGCAGTTGCTCCGCATCAGCCAGCGCCTGACCGGTATCTACGCCCACGCCCAGGCTGAAAAACGCTCACCGGCCAGGGTCTCGGACGAACTGGCGCAGCGCTTGTTGTACCCGTAA
- the hmgA gene encoding homogentisate 1,2-dioxygenase, which translates to MNLDSSLSDLVYQSGFGNEFSSEALPGALPVGQNSPQKVPYGLYAELLSGTAFTMVRSESRRTWMYRIKPSANHPAFVKLQRQLSGCEPGPVTPNRLRWNPLPIPDEATDFIDGLVRMAANSGPQKPAGISIYTYRANTSMQRVFFNADGELLLVPEQGRLRIATELGVLDLGPLEIAVIPRGLKFRVQLLDPQARGYVAENHGAPLRLPDLGPIGSNGLANPRDFLAPVAHYEHNQQPTTLVQKFLGELWDCELDHSPLDVVAWHGNNVPYKYDLRRFNTIGTVSFDHPDPSIFTVLTSPTSVPGMANLDFVIFPPRWMVAENTFRPPWFHRNLMNEFMGLIQGSYDAKAEGFLPGGASLHSCMSAHGPDAETCSKAIAAELQPGKIDNTMAFMFETSQVLRPSQFALQCPQLQSSYDACWASLPATFNPNRR; encoded by the coding sequence ATGAACCTCGACTCGTCCTTGTCCGATCTCGTGTATCAATCCGGGTTTGGCAATGAATTCAGCAGTGAAGCTTTGCCCGGCGCCTTGCCGGTTGGTCAGAACTCCCCGCAAAAAGTCCCCTATGGTCTGTACGCCGAGTTGTTGTCGGGTACCGCGTTCACCATGGTGCGCAGCGAGTCGCGCCGCACCTGGATGTACCGGATCAAGCCGTCAGCCAACCACCCGGCGTTCGTCAAACTGCAGCGGCAGTTGAGCGGCTGCGAGCCGGGCCCGGTAACCCCCAATCGCTTGCGCTGGAACCCGTTGCCGATCCCTGACGAGGCCACAGACTTTATTGACGGTCTGGTGCGCATGGCTGCCAACAGCGGCCCGCAAAAGCCTGCGGGTATCAGCATTTACACCTACCGCGCGAACACCTCGATGCAGCGCGTGTTCTTCAATGCCGATGGTGAATTGCTGCTGGTGCCCGAGCAGGGCCGACTGCGGATTGCGACCGAGTTGGGGGTGCTTGACCTCGGGCCTTTAGAAATTGCCGTGATCCCGCGCGGTCTTAAATTCCGGGTTCAATTGCTCGACCCGCAAGCCCGGGGCTACGTGGCTGAAAACCATGGCGCGCCGCTGCGTCTGCCAGATCTTGGCCCCATAGGCAGCAATGGCCTGGCTAACCCGAGGGATTTCCTGGCCCCGGTGGCGCATTACGAACATAACCAGCAACCGACAACGCTGGTGCAGAAATTCCTCGGCGAGCTGTGGGACTGTGAGCTGGATCATTCGCCACTCGATGTGGTCGCCTGGCATGGCAATAACGTGCCGTACAAATATGACCTGCGCCGCTTCAACACGATTGGCACCGTCAGCTTCGATCATCCCGATCCGTCGATTTTCACGGTATTGACCTCGCCCACCAGCGTGCCGGGCATGGCCAACCTCGACTTTGTGATCTTCCCGCCGCGCTGGATGGTGGCTGAAAACACCTTCCGGCCGCCTTGGTTTCACCGCAACCTGATGAACGAATTCATGGGCCTGATCCAGGGCAGCTACGATGCCAAGGCCGAGGGTTTCCTGCCCGGCGGTGCTTCGCTGCACAGTTGCATGAGCGCCCACGGCCCGGACGCTGAAACCTGTAGCAAAGCCATTGCCGCTGAACTGCAACCGGGCAAAATCGACAACACCATGGCCTTCATGTTTGAAACCAGCCAAGTGTTGCGCCCCAGCCAGTTCGCCCTTCAATGCCCGCAATTGCAATCCAGTTACGACGCTTGCTGGGCCTCGCTGCCCGCAACCTTCAACCCAAATCGGAGATAA
- a CDS encoding CidA/LrgA family protein, producing the protein MKRFDVKRFARLVSEVAVLLAIYFLGCQIAAWWHLPIPGGVIGMALLLSAFALGLIKPATLQLGAGVLMAEMLLFFIPALMSLLDYGALVRNDGWRILLVIGVSTLLVMVVTAFTVEAVCRWRSRHEV; encoded by the coding sequence ATGAAACGCTTTGATGTAAAACGCTTTGCCCGTCTGGTCAGTGAAGTTGCGGTATTGCTGGCCATTTACTTTCTCGGTTGCCAGATCGCGGCATGGTGGCATTTGCCAATACCGGGGGGCGTGATTGGCATGGCCTTGTTGCTGTCGGCATTTGCTCTGGGCCTGATCAAACCTGCGACCCTGCAATTGGGCGCCGGGGTGTTGATGGCCGAGATGCTGCTGTTCTTCATCCCGGCCCTGATGAGTCTGCTCGACTACGGCGCACTGGTGCGCAATGACGGGTGGCGGATTCTGCTGGTAATCGGGGTCAGTACCTTATTGGTCATGGTGGTGACCGCCTTCACCGTCGAGGCGGTATGCCGTTGGAGGTCGCGTCATGAAGTTTGA
- a CDS encoding MerR family transcriptional regulator produces the protein MPVITELEPVALSADCPESQGLYPIREVARLTGINPVTLRAWERRYGLIQPIRTISGHRLYSVTDIETVRRVMGWLERGVAVSKVAQLLANDSAHNRPQPAATEHSEWQSRVGAALSTFNEPELDRLYGQIYSGYPAETVFHDIFLPLYQQLFRSRDEFGRTSEWLLLDGFLRTRVQHRLQMQAAQASQCVLMVAVPELCHELELLVAGLLLSRHDRVVRVLPTAQPLDELALICEKVRPTAVVLFAQRTLAAAHHRRLVRLVPTLNCPTFLAGQTQSMAQEALKGTSIVCLGREALEVSQRLDAELLGHRDS, from the coding sequence ATGCCCGTGATTACTGAACTTGAGCCCGTAGCGTTGTCTGCCGATTGCCCTGAGTCGCAAGGCTTGTATCCGATCAGGGAAGTCGCCCGGCTCACAGGCATCAACCCGGTGACCCTGCGCGCCTGGGAGCGGCGCTACGGCTTGATTCAGCCAATACGCACCATAAGTGGGCATCGCCTGTACTCAGTGACCGATATTGAGACAGTGCGCCGGGTCATGGGCTGGCTTGAGCGGGGAGTTGCGGTCAGCAAGGTCGCGCAGTTACTCGCCAATGACTCTGCACATAACCGCCCGCAACCTGCTGCCACTGAACACAGCGAGTGGCAGTCCCGGGTAGGGGCGGCCCTGAGTACATTCAACGAGCCTGAGCTGGACCGCCTGTACGGGCAGATTTATTCCGGTTACCCGGCAGAAACCGTATTCCACGACATCTTCCTGCCGCTGTATCAACAGTTGTTCAGGTCGCGGGATGAGTTCGGCCGCACCAGTGAATGGTTGTTGCTGGACGGGTTCTTGCGCACGCGGGTCCAGCACCGTCTGCAGATGCAGGCAGCACAGGCGTCACAGTGTGTGTTAATGGTCGCGGTGCCGGAGTTGTGTCATGAGCTGGAGCTGCTGGTTGCCGGCCTGCTCCTGAGCCGCCACGACCGGGTGGTCAGGGTGTTGCCCACAGCACAGCCTCTGGATGAGCTTGCGCTGATTTGCGAGAAGGTCCGGCCCACAGCGGTTGTGCTGTTTGCTCAGCGTACTCTGGCAGCCGCGCACCATCGGCGACTTGTGCGGCTGGTGCCGACCCTGAACTGCCCGACGTTTTTGGCGGGGCAAACCCAATCCATGGCGCAAGAGGCGCTGAAGGGCACATCGATTGTCTGTTTGGGGCGCGAAGCTCTGGAGGTGAGTCAGCGTCTGGATGCCGAGCTCCTGGGCCATCGCGATAGCTGA
- the fahA gene encoding fumarylacetoacetase encodes MTQSTLTRSWIASANGHTDFPLQNLPMGVFSLNGSAPRSGVAIGEHIFDLEAALAGGLFEGQAKVAVEASLGGALNAYFALGRSARVALRERLLELLGEGSTLRGKIEAQGAKLLPLAADCQLHLPARIGDYTDFYVGIEHAKNVGKLFRPDNPLLPNYKYVPIGYHGRASTIRASGTEVRRPKGQTLPAGQTEPTFGPCARLDYELELGIWIGQGNDLGDAIAISEAGDHIAGFCLLNDWSARDIQAWEYQPLGPFLSKSFITSISPWVVTAEALEPFRRAQPARPEGDPQPLAYLLDPKDQAGGALDIELEVLLLTESMREQNLPAHRLGLSNSLNMYWTAAQLVAHHSVNGCQLQSGDLFGSGTLSGPDRSQLGSLLEITEGGKHPIELASGEVRKFLEDGDEIILRARCSREGYASIGFGECRGKVVAAR; translated from the coding sequence ATGACCCAGTCCACACTTACCCGCAGCTGGATCGCCTCCGCCAACGGTCACACTGATTTCCCGTTGCAAAACCTGCCGATGGGGGTCTTCAGTCTTAATGGATCGGCGCCCCGTAGCGGTGTCGCTATCGGCGAGCATATTTTTGATCTCGAGGCGGCCTTGGCTGGCGGTCTGTTTGAAGGTCAGGCCAAGGTCGCCGTAGAAGCGTCGCTGGGCGGCGCTTTGAATGCCTATTTTGCGTTGGGGCGCAGTGCCCGGGTGGCCTTGCGTGAGCGCTTGCTGGAACTGCTGGGCGAGGGCAGTACCCTGCGCGGCAAGATCGAAGCCCAGGGCGCAAAGTTGTTGCCGCTGGCGGCCGACTGTCAGTTACACCTGCCCGCCAGGATTGGTGATTACACCGACTTTTATGTCGGCATCGAACACGCGAAGAACGTCGGTAAACTGTTTCGCCCTGACAATCCTTTGTTGCCCAACTATAAATACGTGCCCATCGGTTACCACGGTCGTGCTTCAACCATTCGCGCCTCGGGTACCGAGGTGCGTCGTCCTAAAGGGCAAACCTTGCCAGCCGGTCAGACCGAGCCGACTTTTGGTCCGTGTGCACGTCTGGATTACGAACTGGAACTGGGTATCTGGATCGGTCAGGGCAATGACCTGGGGGATGCCATCGCGATCAGCGAAGCGGGCGATCATATAGCCGGTTTCTGCCTGCTGAACGATTGGTCGGCGCGTGACATCCAGGCCTGGGAATACCAGCCGCTGGGGCCGTTCCTGTCGAAAAGCTTCATTACCAGCATTTCCCCCTGGGTGGTGACTGCCGAAGCCCTGGAGCCGTTCCGCCGTGCACAGCCCGCCCGCCCTGAAGGTGATCCGCAGCCATTGGCGTACTTGCTCGATCCGAAGGATCAGGCCGGCGGCGCGCTGGACATCGAACTCGAAGTGTTGCTGCTGACCGAATCGATGCGCGAGCAGAACCTGCCCGCCCATCGACTGGGCTTGAGCAACAGCCTGAACATGTACTGGACGGCCGCGCAGCTGGTGGCCCATCACAGTGTCAACGGCTGCCAACTGCAATCGGGTGACTTGTTCGGCTCGGGCACCCTGTCTGGTCCGGATCGCTCACAACTGGGCAGCCTGCTGGAAATCACCGAAGGCGGTAAACACCCGATCGAACTGGCCTCGGGCGAGGTTCGCAAGTTCCTTGAGGATGGCGATGAAATCATTCTGCGTGCCCGTTGCTCGCGTGAGGGTTATGCCTCCATCGGTTTTGGCGAATGCCGCGGCAAGGTTGTCGCTGCGCGCTAA
- a CDS encoding YebG family protein, translating to MAVEVVYRSSRDLERLFMDKAEADRHDKMLELAELLAEVLQKAVPSLSEQQVEEAGIYMAKNRDVFAKAFKSQPDALSELLVESE from the coding sequence ATGGCCGTCGAAGTGGTATACCGCAGCAGCCGAGATCTGGAGCGTTTGTTCATGGATAAAGCCGAAGCTGACCGTCATGACAAAATGCTGGAACTTGCAGAGTTGCTGGCTGAAGTGTTGCAAAAGGCTGTGCCGTCACTGAGCGAGCAGCAAGTCGAAGAAGCCGGTATCTACATGGCGAAAAACCGCGATGTGTTTGCCAAGGCATTCAAGAGCCAGCCGGACGCCCTGTCCGAACTGCTGGTCGAGAGCGAGTAA
- a CDS encoding LrgB family protein — MKFEWMPVFWLTLTLGAYVLSRWLYRRTGRYVLSPLILVPVLLLAVAVPLHTAYAEYSSDTHWLMLVLGPVTVAFAVPIWQQRKLLARHWIALLLGMLAGSVASIGSSFWLARALALDTSLAMSLVPRSITTPFAMPLAQHLGGVPELTAVFVMFTGVFGALLGGILLKWLPLRSSLARGALFGIGAHGAGVSRAREVGSEEGSVAGLVMVLTGILNLFAAPLLMMML; from the coding sequence ATGAAGTTTGAATGGATGCCTGTGTTCTGGCTGACCCTCACCCTTGGCGCTTACGTCCTGAGCCGCTGGCTGTACCGGCGCACCGGACGCTACGTGCTGTCACCGCTGATTTTGGTACCGGTATTGTTGCTTGCAGTGGCCGTGCCGCTGCACACCGCTTATGCCGAGTACTCAAGCGATACCCATTGGTTGATGCTGGTATTGGGACCGGTGACCGTGGCCTTCGCCGTACCCATCTGGCAGCAGCGCAAGTTGCTGGCACGCCATTGGATAGCGTTGCTGCTGGGGATGCTGGCGGGGAGTGTTGCGTCCATTGGCAGTTCATTCTGGCTGGCCAGGGCGCTGGCGCTCGACACATCGCTGGCGATGTCTTTGGTCCCGCGTTCCATCACCACCCCGTTTGCCATGCCCCTGGCGCAACACCTGGGCGGAGTTCCCGAGCTTACAGCGGTGTTTGTGATGTTCACCGGCGTGTTTGGCGCATTGCTGGGCGGTATTTTGCTCAAGTGGTTACCGCTGCGCAGCAGCCTGGCGCGGGGGGCCCTGTTTGGTATTGGTGCGCACGGTGCGGGAGTCAGTCGCGCCCGCGAGGTCGGTAGTGAGGAGGGCTCAGTGGCAGGTTTGGTCATGGTCCTGACCGGGATTCTCAACCTGTTTGCGGCGCCCTTGCTGATGATGATGCTCTGA
- a CDS encoding flavodoxin, giving the protein MKVAILSGSVYGTAEEVARNARQLLINAGFEVFLNNRATLAEIQAFGPEALLAVTSTTGMGELPDNLMPLYSQIRDLLPAAWRGLPGAVIALGDESYGDTFCGGGEQMRELFAELGLREVLPMLRLDSSVTVTPEEDSEPWLQDFIKALTQ; this is encoded by the coding sequence ATGAAAGTCGCCATCCTTTCCGGCTCGGTGTACGGCACCGCTGAAGAAGTCGCCCGCAACGCCAGACAACTGCTGATCAATGCCGGTTTTGAGGTTTTTCTCAATAACCGCGCCACGCTGGCCGAGATTCAGGCGTTTGGCCCTGAAGCCTTGCTGGCCGTTACCTCGACCACTGGCATGGGCGAGCTGCCTGACAACCTGATGCCGTTGTACAGCCAGATCCGTGATCTGCTGCCAGCTGCCTGGCGCGGTTTGCCCGGGGCCGTGATCGCCCTGGGCGATGAAAGTTATGGCGACACTTTCTGCGGCGGCGGTGAGCAAATGCGTGAACTGTTCGCAGAACTGGGGCTGCGCGAGGTGCTGCCAATGTTGCGTCTGGACTCCAGCGTCACCGTGACCCCGGAAGAAGATTCCGAGCCGTGGCTGCAAGATTTTATCAAGGCACTGACGCAGTAA
- the maiA gene encoding maleylacetoacetate isomerase — MQLFTYYRSTSSYRVRIALALKGLDYQAVPVNLIAASSGEHKQAAYLAINPQGRVPALRTEEGSVLTQSPAIIEYLEERYPQVALLSTDLATRAHERAVAALVACDIHPLHNVSVLNQLRQMGQTEEQVVQWIGHWITQGLAAIEQLIGDNGYCFGPEPGLADVYLIPQLYAAERFKVSLVPYSRIARVAALADNHPAFIAAHPARQPDTPV, encoded by the coding sequence ATGCAACTCTTTACCTATTACCGCTCAACTTCGTCCTACCGGGTACGGATCGCGCTGGCGCTTAAAGGTCTGGATTATCAGGCGGTGCCGGTCAATCTGATTGCCGCCTCTAGCGGCGAGCACAAACAGGCGGCGTATCTGGCGATCAACCCCCAAGGCCGGGTGCCCGCTTTGCGCACGGAGGAGGGCAGCGTGCTGACCCAGTCCCCGGCGATCATCGAATACCTCGAAGAGCGCTATCCGCAGGTGGCATTGCTGTCCACAGACCTGGCCACCCGTGCCCATGAACGGGCGGTGGCCGCTTTGGTCGCGTGCGATATTCATCCGCTGCACAACGTCAGTGTGCTCAATCAACTGCGTCAGATGGGTCAGACCGAAGAGCAGGTGGTGCAGTGGATCGGTCACTGGATCACCCAAGGCCTGGCCGCCATTGAGCAATTGATTGGCGATAACGGCTATTGCTTCGGGCCTGAGCCCGGGTTGGCGGATGTGTACCTGATCCCGCAGCTGTACGCGGCTGAACGTTTTAAGGTGTCACTGGTGCCGTACTCGCGGATTGCCCGGGTCGCGGCCCTGGCAGACAATCACCCGGCGTTCATCGCTGCGCACCCGGCGCGGCAACCCGATACGCCGGTCTGA